A portion of the Lolium rigidum isolate FL_2022 chromosome 1, APGP_CSIRO_Lrig_0.1, whole genome shotgun sequence genome contains these proteins:
- the LOC124704200 gene encoding expansin-A17-like has translation MERIPAIVVVVLMAAAAQLASAGFPNQYWPAPVPATPAPSGPSTGFPTSGWQDAHATFYGDDSGLGHDFGGACGYSGENIAGLYSTRTAALSTPLFQDGLGCGRCYEIRCVQSKWCVAGSPSVVVTGTNLCPPNWYQASDNGGWCNPPRRHFDLAPPSFYKLAARVAGIVPIQYRRVPCQRSGGVRFYVAGNDYWLLLYIMNLGGAGDVSTVSIRPADSSNWIDASQNWGITYQAFTRLEKSVGLVVRLTTGSSPQKTIVCGDAIPAYWASGLTYQGSSNFW, from the exons ATGGAGAGGATTCCGGCGATCGTCGTGGTGGTGTTGATGGCTGCGGCGGCTCAGCTGGCGAGCGCCGGTTTTCCTAACCAGTACTGGCCGGCGCCGGTGCCGGCGACTCCGGCACCTAGCGGTCCTTCGACGGGCTTCCCGACGTCCGGCTGGCAGGACGCCCACGCCACCTTCTACGGCGACGACTCCGGCCTCGGCCACGACTTCG GCGGCGCGTGCGGGTACAGCGGGGAGAACATCGCCGGGCTCTACTCGACGAGGACGGCGGCGCTGAGCACGCCGCTGTTCCAGGACGGCCTCGGGTGCGGGCGGTGCTACGAGATCCGGTGCGTCCAGTCCAAGTGGTGCGTCGCCGGGTCCCCCTCCGTCGTGGTCACCGGGACCAACCTCTGCCCGCCCAACTGGTACCAGGCCAGCGACAACGGCGGCTGGTGCAACCCGCCGCGTCGGCACTTCGACTTGGCGCCGCCCTCGTTCTACAAGCTCGCCGCCAGGGTCGCCGGCATCGTCCCCATCCAGTACCGCCGCGTCCCGTGCCAGAGGTCCGGCGGCGTCAGGTTCTACGTCGCGGGGAACGACTACTGGCTGCTCCTCTACATCATGAAcctcggcggcgccggcgacgtctccaccgTGTCCATCAGGCCGGCCGACAGCAGCAACTGGATCGACGCGTCGCAGAACTGGGGGATCACGTACCAGGCATTCACCAGGCTGGAGAAGAGCGTGGGGCTCGTCGTCAGGCTCACCACGGGGAGCTCGCCGCAGAAGACCATCGTGTGCGGCGACGCCATCCCCGCCTACTGGGCCTCCGGCCTCACATACCAGGGATCCAGCAACTTCTGGTGA
- the LOC124704209 gene encoding protein ASPARTIC PROTEASE IN GUARD CELL 1-like yields MARPASGVVAVTALLLALQLLLQPPPASSQAAAGVRAIARSPFIKKIGKIIIKQVATTGGTALIKKALHSSNSGGDGDQLGGAAADNAGIILYNVSVGQQTFSGVVDNSNDFLWVQCPSAPAPAFSESNVPCASPTCLTALSKTADACADEAGPCEYVYVYGSEDEGTNSTGYLADETITVGTGTGAPPISGSVVFGCSTETTVNLDGAIGFSKGNLSILSQLHISRFSYFLTPDDSNSSSSTSVVLLGDQAVPQTKHSRSTPLLQSNAFPDMYYVKLTGIQVDGESLTGIPAGAFDLAADGNSGGVALSTSIAVTWLQEDAYNAVRQSLVSKIKSEPADSSGTDDEVFDLCYNIKSVAELTFPKITLVFDGVDSPVMELTTVHYFYKDTATGLQCLTMLPMPADEPIGTILGSMLQAGTNMIYDVGGGKLMFEKGAASSVPSKVSLMWIASLFLAWVFLF; encoded by the exons ATGGCTCGTCCGGCTAGCGGTGTGGTGGCGGTGACGGCGCTGCTGCTTGCTCTGCAGCTCCTCCTTCAGCCGCCGCCAGCCTCGTCGCAGGCGGCAGCAGGGGTGAGGGCAATCGCCCGCTCGCCTTTCATCAAAAAGATCGGTAAAATTATCATCAAGCAGGTAGCGACCACCGGTGGTACCGCCTTGATCAAGAAGGCGCTCCACAGCTCCAACAGCGGCGGTGACGGCGACCAGCTCGGCGGCGCCGCTGCCGACAACGCCGGCATCATCCTCTACAACGTCTCCGTCGGGCAACAGACCTTCTCCGGCGTGGTCGACAACTCTAACGACTTCCTCTGGGTGCAGTGCCCGTCTGCTCCGGCGCCAGCTTTCTCGGAGTCGAATGTCCCCTGCGCCAGCCCGACGTGCCTGACCGCGCTCAGCAAAACGGCCGACGCCTGCGCCGACGAGGCCGGCCCCTGCGAGTACGTCTACGTGTACGGGTCAGAGGACGAGGGGACCAACAGCACCGGCTACCTCGCCGACGAGACGATCACCGTGGGCACTGGGACCGGGGCGCCACCCATCTCCGGGAGCGTGGTGTTCGGCTGTAGCACCGAGACAACGGTGAACCTCGACGGCGCCATCGGGTTCAGCAAGGGCAACCTCTCCATCCTGTCACAGCTCCACATCTCCAG GTTCTCCTATTTCCTAACACCCGATGACTCCAACAGCTCCAGTTCCACCAGCGTGGTCCTGCTGGGCGACCAAGCGGTGCCACAGACGAAACATAGCCGCTCCACGCCATTACTGCAGAGTAACGCGTTCCCTGACATGTACTACGTTAAACTCACCGGAATACAGGTCGACGGCGAGTCACTAACAGGCATCCCAGCCGGAGCGTTCGACCTCGCGGCGGACGGCAACTCCGGCGGGGTGGCCCTGAGCACCAGCATCGCCGTCACATGGCTCCAGGAGGACGCCTACAATGCCGTGAGGCAGTCTCTAGTGAGCAAGATTAAGTCGGAGCCGGCGGACAGCTCGGGGACGGACGACGAGGTGTTCGACCTATGCTACAACATCAAGTCCGTGGCCGAGCTGACATTTCCAAAGATAACTCTGGTATTTGACGGTGTGGACTCGCCGGTGATGGAGCTCACAACGGTGCACTACTTCTACAAGGACACCGCCACCGGGCTGCAGTGCCTCACCATGCTGCCAATGCCCGCGGATGAGCCAATCGGCACCATCCTAGGGAGCATGCTGCAGGCGGGCACCAACATGATCTACGATGTTGGTGGCGGGAAGTTGATGTTCGAGAAGGGCGCGGCGTCTTCGGTGCCCTCGAAGGTGTCTCTCATGTGGATAGCCTCTCTGTTCCTCGCGTGGGTGTTCCTCTTCTAG